In a genomic window of Pseudoglutamicibacter albus:
- the purS gene encoding phosphoribosylformylglycinamidine synthase subunit PurS codes for MARIVVDVMPKPEILDPQGKAILGAFPRLGFTQFSEVRQGKRFELTVDGEVTEDTLAAAREAAETLLSNPVIEDVVNVAVVEDGQ; via the coding sequence ATGGCCCGGATCGTCGTTGACGTCATGCCCAAGCCCGAGATTCTGGACCCGCAGGGTAAAGCTATTCTCGGTGCGTTCCCTCGCCTCGGTTTCACCCAGTTCAGCGAAGTCCGTCAGGGCAAGCGTTTTGAACTGACCGTGGACGGTGAAGTGACAGAAGATACTTTGGCAGCAGCTCGCGAAGCCGCTGAGACCCTGCTGTCCAACCCGGTCATCGAAGACGTTGTCAACGTGGCTGTGGTTGAGGACGGTCAGTAA
- a CDS encoding FAD-binding oxidoreductase: MGEVAPASEATVSASAAVSQAPSISQTALDSLREAMCGGIATDEPTLRAYSIDRSGVEPDGVPVAVVWPETTEQVQSALRWASEHGVSVVPRGAGTGLAGSATAGAGSLVVCLERMNKVLEVSADDRLAVVQPGILNDELNAVLHKDGLWWPPDPASKAISTVGGNIAANAGGFLCAKYGVTQQWVLGLTVVLADGRVVSMGRRTVKGVSGYDVTSMLIGSEGTLGIIVECVLKVRPLQSAEVATLVAVCDSAVDAAAAASAVTAAHLQPAMMELLDEVTSAAVVGHLVATDEAFVDPTEGRPASLLLVQTDGLGAEAELAQVHDAVAGFARHVRVAQSDAETEALIGMRRAVFPAIERMGGSVLVEDIAVPRTRMAEAFTRMREIERKYGVALPSAAHAGDGNMHPVFVFEPVAGETGLDAVPTHVWEAADEVFSVALEMGGTLTGEHGVGLLKKRFLPEELGADQTELQQQLRKVFDPQGIMNPGKVLD, translated from the coding sequence ATGGGCGAGGTGGCTCCGGCATCGGAGGCAACTGTTTCTGCATCTGCAGCTGTTTCGCAGGCGCCGTCGATTTCACAGACGGCCCTGGATTCTCTGCGGGAGGCGATGTGCGGCGGCATCGCGACGGATGAGCCGACCTTGCGTGCGTACTCGATTGACCGTTCGGGTGTTGAGCCGGATGGTGTTCCGGTTGCGGTGGTGTGGCCGGAAACGACAGAGCAGGTTCAGTCGGCGTTGCGCTGGGCTTCCGAGCATGGTGTAAGTGTGGTTCCGCGGGGTGCTGGCACGGGTCTGGCGGGGTCTGCGACGGCAGGCGCAGGCTCGCTTGTGGTGTGCCTGGAGCGCATGAATAAGGTCCTTGAAGTTTCGGCGGATGACCGTTTGGCGGTGGTTCAGCCGGGCATCTTGAACGATGAGCTCAACGCGGTGCTACACAAGGATGGTTTGTGGTGGCCGCCGGATCCGGCGTCGAAAGCGATCTCCACGGTGGGCGGGAACATCGCGGCGAATGCTGGCGGGTTTTTGTGCGCTAAATATGGCGTGACGCAGCAGTGGGTTTTGGGGCTCACGGTGGTTTTGGCGGATGGCCGTGTGGTGTCGATGGGGCGGCGCACCGTCAAGGGTGTTTCAGGATATGACGTCACCTCGATGCTGATCGGTTCCGAGGGCACGCTGGGGATCATCGTCGAGTGTGTTCTGAAGGTGCGGCCGCTACAGTCCGCTGAGGTTGCCACGCTGGTTGCGGTGTGTGATTCGGCGGTGGATGCCGCAGCTGCCGCGAGCGCTGTGACGGCGGCGCATCTTCAACCGGCGATGATGGAGCTACTCGATGAGGTGACCTCGGCCGCGGTGGTGGGGCACTTGGTTGCTACGGATGAGGCGTTCGTGGACCCTACCGAGGGCAGGCCGGCGTCGCTGCTTTTGGTACAGACCGATGGCTTGGGTGCCGAAGCAGAGTTGGCTCAGGTGCACGATGCGGTGGCTGGTTTCGCCCGTCACGTGCGGGTTGCGCAGAGCGATGCCGAGACCGAAGCGCTGATCGGTATGCGGCGGGCCGTGTTCCCTGCGATTGAACGCATGGGCGGTAGCGTCTTGGTTGAGGACATCGCTGTTCCGCGGACCAGGATGGCGGAGGCGTTCACTCGGATGCGTGAGATTGAACGGAAGTATGGGGTTGCGTTGCCGAGCGCGGCCCACGCCGGTGATGGCAATATGCATCCGGTGTTCGTGTTTGAACCGGTTGCGGGTGAGACGGGGCTGGACGCAGTTCCGACTCACGTGTGGGAAGCCGCCGACGAAGTGTTCAGTGTTGCCCTCGAGATGGGCGGAACGCTCACCGGCGAACACGGTGTGGGCTTGCTGAAGAAACGCTTCCTGCCCGAGGAGCTCGGCGCAGATCAGACGGAACTGCAGCAACAGTTGCGGAAGGTCTTCGACCCGCAAGGGATCATGAACCCCGGCAAGGTCCTCGACTAG
- the purQ gene encoding phosphoribosylformylglycinamidine synthase subunit PurQ translates to MPRTTDFPFLVDNSVDTYPDSGVKIGVVTFPGTLDDRDACRAVRLAGGGPVNLWHADADLKDVQAVVIAGGFSYGDYLRPGAIARFAPVMDSIIAAANSDEKLPVLGICNGFQILTEAHLLPGSMIKNDHLKFIRRDQPLTIENNETKWTRLYEKNQSVVYPLKNQDGQYVADEATLDMLEAEGRVVFRYEGWNPNGSRRGIAGITNEAGNVVGLMPHPEHAVELGFGPDDGRGRDGLTVFTSLISNFVEDAK, encoded by the coding sequence ATGCCGCGCACCACTGATTTCCCTTTCTTGGTTGATAATTCCGTGGACACCTACCCGGATTCGGGTGTCAAGATCGGTGTTGTCACGTTCCCCGGAACCCTTGATGACCGCGATGCGTGCCGTGCGGTGCGTTTGGCTGGCGGCGGGCCGGTGAACCTGTGGCACGCCGACGCTGATCTGAAGGATGTTCAGGCTGTTGTAATCGCTGGCGGTTTCTCCTACGGCGACTACCTGCGCCCGGGCGCCATCGCTCGTTTCGCGCCCGTGATGGACAGCATCATCGCTGCCGCGAACTCGGATGAGAAGCTGCCGGTACTGGGTATCTGTAACGGTTTCCAGATCCTCACCGAAGCGCACCTGCTTCCCGGTTCGATGATCAAGAACGATCACCTCAAGTTCATTCGCCGCGATCAGCCGTTGACGATTGAGAACAACGAAACCAAGTGGACCCGCCTGTATGAGAAGAACCAGAGCGTGGTCTATCCGTTGAAGAACCAGGACGGCCAGTACGTCGCAGACGAGGCGACCCTCGACATGCTCGAAGCCGAGGGCCGCGTGGTGTTCCGTTACGAGGGCTGGAACCCGAACGGTTCCCGCCGCGGCATCGCCGGCATCACGAACGAGGCCGGGAACGTGGTTGGTCTGATGCCTCACCCAGAGCACGCAGTCGAGCTGGGCTTCGGACCAGACGATGGCCGCGGCCGTGACGGCCTGACCGTGTTCACTTCCTTGATCAGCAACTTTGTGGAGGACGCCAAGTGA
- a CDS encoding ATP-binding protein, whose amino-acid sequence MDTEHLETIVHTLRLVGTDNQPTEVKSSVGKSIRETLSAFANANGGLIILGLDESNGFLPVEGFDAAKAQDALETRCAQTTPPVRPLIDTVPFENSLVVVAEVSEMTSEDKPCYVTDQGKYGGSYIRVGDGDIRLTQYEVDRLVEERTQPKWDEQSVTDAQPEDLHSGTVNAYLSVQRKRRPKTFNDGIETAMKRLRILKDGHPTLASLLVMGEYPQEFYPRLTVTFANFPGTTKGSVTEGIRLLDSKTFTGTIPELVDEGIEVVRKNMRTAALIGEKYRSDLPDYPPVAVREALVNALMHRDYSPLAQGSQVQINMFVDRLEITSPGGLYGGVTVRNLGKPGVSSTRNQRLSAFLEDVKFHDDDGAAGVVAENRGTGIAVIQRSLADALMPPPEYINRLDSFTIIFHRRRVAEKERYASAFDQVLTALKSQVSASTAELVKSTKLSRTAVQKAVNELIAEGAVERTEPLRSPRQRYRIKT is encoded by the coding sequence ATGGACACCGAACACTTAGAGACAATCGTCCACACACTGCGGTTGGTTGGAACAGACAACCAGCCAACCGAGGTCAAGAGCAGTGTGGGCAAGTCAATTCGCGAAACTCTCAGCGCGTTCGCGAACGCAAACGGCGGCCTCATCATCCTGGGGCTCGATGAGTCAAACGGCTTCTTGCCGGTGGAGGGCTTCGATGCCGCAAAAGCTCAGGACGCGCTAGAAACCCGATGCGCCCAAACCACACCCCCAGTGCGTCCGCTCATCGACACAGTGCCCTTTGAGAACTCCTTAGTTGTTGTAGCGGAAGTCAGTGAAATGACCTCCGAAGACAAACCTTGCTACGTAACTGACCAGGGAAAATATGGCGGTAGCTATATACGGGTTGGCGACGGTGACATACGGCTTACGCAATACGAAGTCGACCGCCTCGTTGAGGAGCGAACCCAACCTAAATGGGACGAACAGTCAGTCACAGATGCGCAACCTGAAGACCTGCATTCGGGCACCGTGAACGCCTACCTGAGCGTTCAACGCAAGCGTCGTCCCAAAACCTTCAACGATGGCATCGAAACCGCGATGAAACGCTTGCGTATCCTCAAAGACGGACACCCAACCCTGGCGTCATTGCTTGTCATGGGCGAATATCCGCAGGAATTTTATCCGCGCCTTACGGTGACATTTGCTAACTTCCCTGGAACAACCAAGGGCTCTGTTACCGAGGGGATCCGTCTCCTAGACAGCAAGACTTTCACCGGCACCATTCCGGAGCTCGTTGATGAAGGAATTGAAGTCGTCAGAAAAAACATGCGCACTGCCGCGCTCATCGGCGAAAAGTACCGCTCAGATTTGCCAGACTATCCGCCTGTCGCGGTACGCGAAGCTCTTGTGAATGCACTCATGCATCGCGATTACTCACCGCTCGCGCAAGGTAGCCAGGTACAGATCAACATGTTCGTTGATCGCCTCGAAATCACCAGTCCAGGAGGACTATATGGAGGCGTTACCGTTAGAAACTTAGGGAAACCAGGAGTGAGCTCGACTAGAAACCAACGGCTCTCTGCATTCCTCGAAGACGTGAAGTTTCACGACGATGATGGCGCGGCAGGTGTCGTTGCTGAAAACAGGGGCACGGGAATCGCAGTCATTCAACGCTCACTCGCTGATGCTCTCATGCCGCCACCTGAGTACATCAACCGGCTAGACAGCTTCACCATTATTTTCCACCGGCGAAGAGTCGCGGAGAAAGAGCGGTATGCAAGCGCCTTTGACCAAGTGCTCACCGCTCTCAAGAGCCAAGTCTCTGCCTCCACAGCTGAGCTCGTCAAGAGCACAAAACTAAGCCGTACAGCAGTCCAAAAAGCAGTGAACGAACTCATCGCCGAGGGTGCCGTCGAGCGCACTGAACCGCTGCGAAGCCCGCGCCAACGCTACCGGATCAAAACATAG
- the gdhA gene encoding NADP-specific glutamate dehydrogenase, with protein sequence MEPQLEDAYADVLRRNPGEPEFHQAVAEVFDSLGPVVKQHPELMEYGIMQRLCEPERQIIFRVPWVDDNGQVQINRGFRVQYNSALGPYKGGLRFHPSVNIGIIKFLGFEQIFKNSLTGMPIGGGKGGSDFDPHGKSDAEVMRFCQSFMTELASHIGQYTDVPAGDIGVGAREIGYMFGQYRRMTNAYESGVLTGKALLWGGSRARTEATGYGAVIFAESMLKTRGESFDGAKVTVSGSGNVAIYAMQKSQMLGATVQACSDSSGYVYDPNGIDVDLIKQVKEVERGRISDYAERRGNGARVVTDGSIWDLPTDVALPCATQNELNGRDAHTLIRNGVKAVSEGANMPSTPDAVAAFRDAKVLFGPGKAANAGGVATSALEMQQNASRDSWTFDYTVQRLTEIMEDIHETCLESADKYGRDGDYVFGANVAGFSRVATAMLNQGII encoded by the coding sequence GTGGAACCACAGCTAGAGGATGCATACGCTGACGTACTTCGCCGCAACCCTGGCGAACCAGAGTTCCACCAAGCAGTTGCAGAGGTTTTCGATTCCCTCGGCCCAGTCGTCAAACAGCACCCCGAGCTCATGGAGTACGGGATCATGCAGCGGTTGTGTGAGCCGGAGCGTCAGATCATCTTCCGTGTGCCGTGGGTTGATGACAACGGCCAGGTGCAGATCAACCGTGGCTTCCGTGTGCAATACAACTCGGCACTTGGCCCGTATAAGGGTGGTTTGCGTTTCCACCCTTCGGTGAACATCGGCATCATCAAGTTCTTGGGCTTCGAGCAGATCTTCAAGAACTCACTGACCGGTATGCCTATCGGCGGCGGTAAGGGTGGCTCTGACTTTGATCCGCACGGGAAGTCCGATGCGGAGGTCATGCGTTTCTGCCAGTCGTTTATGACTGAGCTGGCTTCCCACATCGGACAGTACACTGACGTCCCGGCTGGTGACATCGGTGTGGGTGCCCGCGAAATCGGCTACATGTTCGGCCAGTACCGCCGCATGACTAACGCTTATGAGTCCGGTGTCCTGACCGGTAAGGCGTTGCTGTGGGGTGGGTCTCGCGCCCGCACGGAAGCGACCGGCTACGGTGCCGTGATCTTCGCGGAGTCCATGCTGAAAACCCGTGGTGAATCTTTCGACGGCGCGAAAGTGACCGTGTCCGGTTCCGGTAACGTCGCGATCTATGCGATGCAGAAGTCCCAGATGCTGGGTGCCACCGTGCAGGCATGCTCGGATTCCTCGGGTTATGTTTATGACCCGAACGGGATCGATGTTGACCTGATCAAGCAGGTCAAGGAAGTGGAGCGCGGCCGCATCTCTGATTACGCCGAACGCCGCGGCAACGGCGCCCGCGTTGTCACTGACGGCTCCATCTGGGACCTGCCAACCGACGTCGCCTTGCCGTGCGCAACCCAGAACGAGCTCAACGGCCGTGACGCCCACACCCTGATCCGTAACGGTGTCAAAGCGGTTTCCGAGGGCGCGAACATGCCGTCAACCCCCGATGCGGTGGCGGCTTTCCGTGACGCGAAGGTGCTCTTCGGCCCAGGTAAGGCCGCGAACGCCGGCGGCGTTGCGACCTCCGCGCTTGAGATGCAGCAGAACGCCTCCCGTGACTCTTGGACGTTCGACTACACGGTCCAGCGTCTCACCGAGATCATGGAAGACATCCACGAAACCTGCCTCGAATCAGCGGATAAGTACGGTCGCGACGGCGACTATGTTTTCGGCGCGAACGTAGCCGGTTTCAGCCGTGTCGCAACCGCGATGCTCAACCAAGGCATCATCTAG
- a CDS encoding aspartate kinase — translation MALIVQKYGGSSVADAAGIKRVAARVLETREAGNDVVVVVSAMGDTTDELLDLAAEITDKAPAREMDMLLSAGERMSMALLAMAIEAAGGKAVSFTGSQAGMITDALHGSARIVEVSPARVRRAVELGSVAIVAGFQGMSKESKNITTMGRGGSDTTAVALAAALDADVCEIYTDVDGVFTADPRVVHHARKLDTLSSEEMLELAAHGSKILHLRCVEYARRFGIPIHVRSSFSHNEGTWIVPDASDKIQLPEGEPLEQPIVAGVAHDLSEEKVTVIGVPDIPGKAAHIFEVIAQADTNVDMIVQNVSTAGSGKTDITFTVPKTQGDRVVTALREAQTEIGFEDIEQDNKIGKVSLVGAAMRSNAGVSATFFRALHEAGINVDLISTSEIRISIVTHEDKLTKAVEAIHTAFGLDTEQEATVYGGTGR, via the coding sequence ATGGCTCTGATCGTGCAGAAATACGGCGGCTCTTCCGTTGCGGATGCCGCAGGTATTAAGCGAGTCGCCGCCCGTGTGTTGGAAACCCGCGAAGCCGGCAACGATGTTGTCGTTGTTGTTTCCGCGATGGGTGACACGACTGATGAGCTGTTGGATCTGGCCGCCGAAATCACTGACAAGGCACCCGCCCGCGAAATGGACATGTTGCTGTCCGCTGGCGAACGCATGTCCATGGCTCTGCTCGCTATGGCGATCGAAGCGGCAGGCGGCAAAGCTGTCTCCTTCACCGGTTCGCAGGCCGGGATGATCACTGACGCACTGCACGGTTCGGCCCGCATCGTCGAGGTCTCCCCTGCGCGTGTCCGCCGCGCGGTTGAGCTCGGTTCAGTCGCGATCGTGGCTGGCTTCCAGGGCATGTCGAAGGAATCGAAGAACATTACGACGATGGGCCGCGGCGGTTCTGACACGACCGCGGTTGCGCTCGCTGCGGCCCTTGATGCCGATGTGTGCGAGATTTACACGGATGTGGACGGCGTCTTCACTGCTGATCCGCGCGTGGTTCACCATGCGCGGAAGCTCGATACGCTCTCGAGCGAGGAGATGCTGGAGCTTGCCGCGCACGGCTCGAAGATCCTGCATTTGCGCTGCGTTGAGTATGCGCGGCGTTTCGGTATCCCGATTCACGTGCGTTCGTCCTTTAGCCACAATGAGGGGACCTGGATTGTCCCTGACGCTTCTGACAAGATCCAACTCCCGGAGGGGGAACCATTGGAACAACCGATTGTTGCCGGCGTAGCTCATGACCTCTCCGAGGAGAAAGTCACCGTGATCGGCGTCCCAGACATCCCGGGTAAGGCCGCCCACATTTTTGAGGTCATCGCCCAGGCGGATACGAACGTGGACATGATCGTCCAGAACGTCTCCACCGCAGGCTCCGGCAAGACTGACATCACGTTCACCGTACCGAAGACTCAAGGCGACCGCGTGGTGACCGCGTTGCGTGAAGCCCAGACCGAGATCGGTTTTGAGGACATCGAACAAGACAACAAGATCGGTAAGGTCTCCCTGGTTGGCGCAGCGATGCGCTCCAACGCGGGCGTCTCCGCGACGTTCTTCCGCGCCCTGCACGAGGCCGGCATCAACGTTGACCTGATCTCCACTTCGGAGATCCGCATCTCGATCGTGACCCACGAAGACAAACTCACCAAAGCTGTCGAGGCGATCCACACCGCATTCGGACTCGACACCGAACAGGAAGCCACGGTCTACGGCGGCACAGGCCGCTAA
- a CDS encoding aspartate ammonia-lyase, producing MSFLPLTAPAELRAALESTETRTEKDSLGTREVPAEVLWGISTLRAVENFPITGRTVGQIRELVWALGAVKLAAARANHELGRLDDARCEAIEAAAQEVMDGKWDSQFVIDRVQGGAGTSTNMNANEVIAHRAQQIIGDDSIVINPIDHVNAAQSTNDVYPSALKLALHWAMRGLIEEVGLLAESFGKKAQEFAEITKIGRTQLQDAVPMTLGQEFGAFADAMREDVVMLTNFIPHLLELNLGATAIGTGITAPVGYRELVLKHLQQITKNNVIGARNLVEATSDTGVFVLVSGGLKRTAIKLSKICNDLRLLSSGPQAGLNEINLPPAQAGSSIMPGKVNPVIPEVVNQVAFRVVGADTTVAMAVEAGQMQLNAFEPVMADVLFDAIDSLRAACATLRLRCVDGIEANEDVLSRRVAESVSVVTALSPLIGYERSADLMKQALEENASIIDLAVQEGVLDEATIRRAIADATGHTQTVE from the coding sequence ATGTCGTTTTTGCCTCTGACGGCCCCTGCCGAGTTGCGGGCCGCGCTTGAATCCACCGAAACCCGCACCGAGAAGGATTCGCTGGGGACACGTGAAGTCCCGGCGGAGGTTTTGTGGGGTATTTCCACGTTGCGGGCGGTCGAGAACTTCCCGATCACGGGCCGCACCGTGGGGCAGATCCGGGAGCTTGTGTGGGCTTTGGGTGCTGTGAAGCTCGCGGCTGCCCGGGCTAATCACGAGTTGGGTCGGCTTGATGATGCCCGTTGCGAGGCGATCGAGGCCGCGGCCCAAGAGGTCATGGACGGTAAGTGGGATTCGCAGTTTGTGATCGACCGTGTCCAGGGTGGTGCGGGAACCTCAACGAACATGAACGCGAACGAGGTTATTGCGCACCGTGCCCAGCAGATCATCGGGGATGATTCGATTGTGATCAACCCGATCGATCACGTCAACGCCGCCCAGTCCACTAACGATGTGTACCCGTCCGCGCTGAAACTTGCGCTGCATTGGGCGATGCGTGGGCTCATCGAAGAGGTTGGGTTGCTCGCCGAATCCTTCGGGAAGAAGGCTCAAGAGTTCGCGGAGATCACCAAGATCGGCCGCACCCAGCTCCAGGATGCCGTCCCGATGACGTTGGGCCAGGAGTTCGGTGCGTTCGCGGATGCGATGCGTGAAGACGTCGTGATGCTCACTAACTTCATTCCGCATCTGCTGGAACTCAACCTGGGTGCCACCGCGATCGGTACCGGGATTACGGCGCCGGTGGGGTATCGCGAGCTTGTGCTTAAGCACCTGCAGCAGATCACTAAGAACAACGTGATCGGTGCTCGTAACCTGGTTGAGGCGACCTCGGATACGGGTGTTTTCGTGCTCGTATCCGGTGGGTTGAAGCGTACCGCGATCAAGCTTTCCAAGATCTGTAATGACCTGCGTTTGCTTTCATCCGGCCCGCAGGCTGGCTTGAATGAGATCAACTTGCCGCCAGCGCAGGCGGGTTCTTCGATCATGCCGGGCAAGGTCAACCCGGTGATCCCGGAGGTCGTGAACCAGGTTGCGTTCCGCGTGGTCGGTGCTGATACCACGGTTGCGATGGCGGTTGAGGCGGGTCAGATGCAGCTCAACGCTTTCGAACCCGTGATGGCTGATGTGTTGTTCGATGCGATCGATTCCCTGCGTGCAGCATGTGCGACGTTGCGGTTGCGTTGCGTGGACGGGATCGAGGCGAACGAGGACGTGCTTTCGCGGCGTGTGGCTGAGTCCGTGTCCGTGGTGACTGCGCTTTCGCCGCTGATCGGCTACGAACGCTCCGCTGACCTCATGAAACAGGCGCTCGAAGAGAACGCGTCCATCATTGACCTCGCGGTTCAAGAAGGCGTGCTCGATGAAGCCACCATTCGCCGCGCGATTGCCGATGCGACGGGCCACACCCAAACCGTGGAATAA
- a CDS encoding 3-methyladenine DNA glycosylase, translating to MSLRRHHAIDRIRTRWLHLQAPASWHPLASSHPLAVAASAGRGRIVHNGCMPTLLYPDQWRAREHAHAERARAYTEPFRQRRARQQTHPVYDFLFTYYSFPPAQLERWHPGPGVVLLGDDAVAERSGWRFYTVIEDADGSGRPGVTVDAAEFVATRGRMVDFADTIFSAVAGRPGSFSCFGLHEWAMAYKSEENGVRHDYVPLRLGSTGTDGVVEAHQIRCTHFDAFRFYAPQARGLNQLTPTRERQVELEQPGCLHAGMDVYKWLYKLAPLVDSGLIMDAFELAWQTRIMDMQASPYDLSEWGFEPIRIETPHGKAEYVERQRAFSERSQQLRQRGLDAVATIRASAA from the coding sequence ATGAGTCTACGCAGACACCACGCAATCGACCGCATCCGCACCCGCTGGCTACACCTGCAAGCGCCGGCTTCGTGGCACCCGCTGGCCTCCTCGCATCCGCTGGCAGTTGCCGCGAGCGCTGGCCGGGGCCGCATCGTCCACAATGGATGTATGCCCACCTTGCTCTATCCTGACCAGTGGCGTGCCCGCGAGCACGCTCACGCCGAACGCGCCCGCGCATACACCGAGCCGTTCCGGCAACGGCGAGCGCGGCAGCAGACCCACCCGGTTTATGACTTCTTGTTCACGTATTACTCGTTCCCGCCGGCACAGCTGGAACGTTGGCATCCCGGCCCCGGCGTGGTGCTGTTAGGGGACGATGCGGTTGCTGAGCGGTCTGGGTGGCGTTTTTATACGGTGATTGAGGATGCTGATGGCAGCGGGCGACCGGGCGTTACGGTGGATGCCGCGGAATTCGTGGCGACACGGGGCCGGATGGTGGACTTCGCGGACACGATCTTCAGTGCGGTAGCGGGGCGTCCGGGGAGTTTTTCGTGTTTTGGTTTGCACGAGTGGGCTATGGCGTATAAGTCGGAAGAGAACGGTGTTCGTCACGACTATGTTCCCCTGCGGCTAGGTTCCACCGGCACGGATGGGGTGGTTGAGGCTCACCAGATCCGGTGCACGCATTTTGATGCGTTCCGGTTTTATGCCCCGCAAGCTCGCGGGCTGAACCAGCTCACCCCCACGCGGGAGCGGCAGGTTGAGCTTGAACAGCCCGGATGTTTGCACGCCGGGATGGACGTTTATAAGTGGCTGTATAAGCTCGCGCCACTCGTGGATTCGGGGCTCATCATGGACGCTTTCGAGCTCGCGTGGCAGACCCGCATCATGGACATGCAGGCCTCACCCTATGACTTGAGCGAATGGGGCTTCGAACCCATCCGGATCGAAACCCCGCATGGCAAGGCCGAATATGTTGAACGGCAACGCGCATTCTCTGAACGCTCCCAGCAGCTACGTCAGCGAGGGCTCGATGCGGTCGCCACGATCCGCGCAAGTGCCGCCTAG
- the recR gene encoding recombination mediator RecR — protein MYEGAVQDLIDELGRLPGIGPKSAQRIAFHILEADKEDMRRLADAIKVVKDKVSFCEVCFNITEDEKCAICRDPNRDDSTICVVEESKDVMVIERTRAFRGRYHVLGGAIDPMAGIGPDQLHIKELLTRLSDDAIQELIIATDPNLEGEATATYLVRILKSIGVKVSRLASGLPVGGDLEYADEVTLGRALEGRRSLIN, from the coding sequence GTGTACGAAGGCGCCGTCCAAGACCTCATCGACGAGCTCGGGCGTCTACCCGGCATTGGCCCTAAGTCTGCTCAACGCATCGCGTTCCACATCCTGGAAGCAGACAAAGAGGATATGCGGCGGCTCGCGGACGCGATCAAGGTTGTCAAAGACAAAGTGTCTTTCTGCGAAGTGTGCTTCAACATCACCGAAGACGAAAAGTGCGCGATCTGCCGCGACCCTAACCGGGACGACAGCACCATTTGTGTTGTCGAGGAATCGAAGGACGTCATGGTGATCGAACGGACGCGCGCATTCCGCGGCCGGTATCACGTACTGGGTGGCGCGATCGACCCGATGGCCGGTATTGGCCCGGATCAGCTGCACATCAAGGAGCTACTCACCAGGCTCTCGGATGATGCGATCCAGGAACTCATCATCGCAACGGACCCGAACCTTGAAGGCGAAGCCACCGCAACGTACCTGGTGAGGATCCTCAAAAGCATCGGCGTCAAAGTGTCCCGGCTCGCATCCGGACTACCGGTGGGCGGGGATCTGGAATACGCGGACGAAGTCACGCTCGGGCGAGCACTTGAAGGCCGCCGCTCACTGATCAACTAA
- a CDS encoding DUF3159 domain-containing protein, whose protein sequence is MPTPPERAEHANSESLLQLLGGARPAIEATIPPVVFVLAWMLSGNDIVIGGAAATLSGLIIAGFALYQRRRLTSVIFGLLAVVASAAVAVYTGNAVDFFLLRLLSNAASMLAWIASIMVRWPFLGIVLGALLGTKTTWRKDPVILRAYNRASWFWVAQYGVRVIVLGYFWATGHVIGLSVAHILLSYPLFALSLIASGWMLFGSIPKTHPGIRHPQVAHPGQTAEENTGQSEPRNSTRTEPETDASPQPYTRFPDGLS, encoded by the coding sequence ATGCCCACCCCACCAGAGCGCGCCGAACACGCCAACTCAGAGTCCCTGCTTCAGCTGCTCGGTGGTGCGCGCCCTGCGATCGAGGCGACCATCCCGCCGGTTGTGTTCGTGCTCGCGTGGATGCTCAGCGGCAACGACATCGTCATCGGGGGCGCGGCGGCGACCCTGTCCGGCCTCATCATCGCTGGCTTCGCGCTCTATCAACGCCGCAGACTGACCTCCGTCATTTTCGGGTTGCTCGCCGTGGTCGCATCCGCCGCGGTTGCGGTCTATACCGGCAACGCCGTGGACTTCTTCCTGTTGCGGCTGCTTTCCAACGCGGCCTCGATGCTGGCCTGGATAGCCTCCATCATGGTCCGTTGGCCGTTCCTTGGGATCGTGCTCGGGGCACTGCTCGGAACCAAAACCACGTGGCGTAAGGACCCCGTGATCCTACGCGCCTACAACCGCGCATCATGGTTCTGGGTCGCCCAATACGGTGTCCGCGTCATCGTGCTCGGCTACTTCTGGGCTACCGGCCACGTCATCGGGCTCTCGGTGGCCCACATCCTGCTGAGCTACCCGCTCTTCGCGCTCAGCCTCATCGCATCCGGCTGGATGCTGTTCGGATCCATCCCGAAAACCCACCCCGGAATCCGCCACCCACAAGTTGCGCACCCTGGACAAACCGCGGAAGAGAACACGGGACAATCTGAGCCGCGAAACAGCACCAGAACCGAGCCAGAAACCGACGCCTCACCGCAGCCCTATACACGATTTCCAGACGGTTTGTCCTGA